In the Maniola hyperantus chromosome 13, iAphHyp1.2, whole genome shotgun sequence genome, AACACATTGTAATAGTACATTgaagaataaaatattaagcAGTCTTACAAAATGATTACTAAAACACTACCTTTAAAACTtagtaactaaaaaaattaataataaatattattagtaggCCTTCCAACTATTAGTTTTGTCAGATTTTAATCCTTTGAATTATCtatttttcttataaaataaaattgaactaTCGTACATaactgatgcccgagacttcgcgtagatttagatttttaaaatctcctttctggaaatcggttaaaaatcccgagagaactctgattttcccaTAGGCTACTTAATATGTCACTTttaagtctttaactataaccatgccaAAAGTTGTACATCGATCCGTATCtccgtcgtgattgaaggacaaatcaacaaacaaacatacttccGCATATTTAATAAATGGGTAATGATTCTATCGCTAGTTCCACACCATAGATACTATTAGAACACAAAATAGGTGACCACTTTAAATTCACGcttattttaaattcattataatctttatattgaataatttagcgtttttatattcattatcaaacaaataaaatcattcaatattttattttatggttcgttaaaataaaataaatacctatgaATAGAGCActcctaatacctacttatggcTATCCCACTTTGTCTACCAAATTAAAAGTGAGACTTCGGACACCACTGGTGTTCAATCTCTGTCTCTCTCGCTCAGCAGTCGAGTGGGATAGCGATTAGTAGGTATTTGCTTCAAGTAGGTTTCAGGAGGAGGTTACATTCATGGGTAGAATGCATGATGCATTCATAGAAAAACCGGCCTAGTGAAGAAGTGaagaactcgcacacgaagggttccgtagcacCGTATAAGTAACACTTTTTTAACATGGTGgacattttgatattttaacggcaatagaaatacatattctatgaaaatgtcaactctacctattacggttcacgagatacagcccgctgacagacagacggacggacagcgaagactAAGTAATAccgtcccgttggcacccttcgggtacggaaccctaaaaagaaagcCTTGTAAAATATGACAGTTGATTGCATTTAATCTGTGGAAATATGATAATTGTATAATATGTTGATAATTAAAGTTACTGTCTCATATTGGATATGTGGAAATATTTATTGGACTTCATTAGACCATCCATCTCTAATATGACTGAGAATTAGGTtcaattttatgtaaatatattatattatatttaaactagTATTTTGTTAAATTGATATCATGGGAATCTAATGTCCCACAGTTAGGATATTCCATGAGGTTTTAGTTGTTAAATATAGTCCATgttatatttagttatttttataaaacctagcACATCGAAAAGGATTATAGTTGTGAAATTATTACTAACGAGCTTTGTTGCTCTTTTATCGAGGTCGAATGTGCCTATTACTTTACCAACTTCCTTTTAAGTTAGTCAACAGTATTTTTAGCATTTTTgttaacattgtggctaattctgttgcacacaatctctaaattaaactacaatgacagatctaaatatattgctatccctttcatactGCTTGCTACGGAAaagatagcattagatttagatctgtcaatttaggTAAGTTTAGATAGTGTGCACAATAGAATTGATACCATTATCCCTTTTGcgtttaaaattcatttaattgcaatagaaatattatctttgtacgacataatattatgccctTTTGATATTTGGGTGCCAATTTTGTAGTATTGGCATAACTATGTTAGTATGACAGATGTTTGGTATTTTGGAATGTTAGTATGCTATTAATACCTACCCAAATATACTTTAATGATATTGTTTTACTAATACTTATAGATATGTTTATGTTAGCCAGGTAAGGTTTATGAACCCTGTGAGGGGAATGATTAAGCTGAAAGGGAGTTAGGTTGAGATGtatagagcgaactttgactgctccgacttaagacactgttaaaacgacacagcgttatatcgctgacttcacagatatatacctacagatgtgcaactagcgtggcccctatagtccctctcgctcaagcagagacatttacttgtgaaatgttattccttctattttaagTTCGcatcggctattgtagcctagtatgcTGCAACCCACCggtgcacaataacttcaaaaagaaaaattgttgtcaattttcaaaacaacgcaattatttctttaaaatagatACTTGAGTCGACATAACCTCACtacacgttgtttgtcaagatctcacgtacaaaatacatcttgacaaacagaagtagccacggtgataaggacaaaaatgaTCCttcgtcacgttctaataagagcttaaatgctaCTTCTataggtatttgttctgaggcTGACATACTCGTtataactgaaacttaagtctgggcaaagtcaaagtacgctctatagatctcagactTCGTCTCCCGATTCGGCAGTGTATCACAGGGAAAGCGGCGGACGATGTAGCGGACATGTGCGTGTATCAGTGAAAAAAGAGTGCAGTGCAGTGCATTTTAAAGAACGCTACCTGACGAGACACATCTTTCTTCTCGAGTTTAGTGTCCGCTCCGATCGACAAAGACTTATCGgatttaattttgtatataGTAATTGTAACACTGATGTCTAAGTAGTAAGGTTTAGGTAAGTCAGATACACCGTTTTTTACAATATCCTAGATAATGGAAATAATTACGTAACTGTTGTAGTATTAAAGCGATATAATTTTTTGGCTATTGtcatcttaataataataatatattgattgCCTCCATTCTTTCCGTAGCTGAGCGTTGTGTACAGCATAATACTGATAAGCACCTAAAAATGGTCTTAGACATCAGTGATCCTGAGACTAGGATGTCGGATACGAAAAGATATTTATTAGAATATcgattaatattacaaaaatacctattttacaaTCGATAAATTTCAAAACGATGTACatcgataaaatattataacttccACAAAAATATCGCATGATAAAAATTGCTTAACGAGCCTGTAATGTTAATAATTAAGCTTCAGAGTACGAAAAACTGTGGAGAATAATTGCCAATAATGATGGCTTTAAAATGTCGGTTTTTAGTATAAATCTTTCCTTTATTGTACAAACAGCTGAGATCAACATTGATATTTGTAAATTGCTTGAGTTTTGTGAATCGGCATCGGTCATaaatcacaaaatattataatttatttaggtaaatCTTCAGATTAATAAATCATACCATATTTTGAATATGTCGATATAAACCAATGAGATATTATTGTGTATCGATACTTATATTCATATTATGCGATGTATCGATACCTAACACATAATTCAGCATCCCTACCTAATGCGAAGTTTCTTCTAGCAATAAAACTACTAGCAATTAGATGCTCTGGTGTGTCACTTGCACTGTGTATAAAGTTGGCAGAAATTCAGCAgtataaaacttgcagaagttaacTCTGGCAAGTTATTTACACTAAATACTAGCAAGTCAACTTTTGCAAGTTTAgttcttcttctagtgcctctccattactgaaggtcagcagtcagtttTTAAGCTTCTCCCtgtccatggctaggcggaatagttctcagactgtttttatgccagtccactccctaatgttacgtagccatgacttctttcttcttcccaCCCCTCTTTTCCCAGCTATTTTACCTATCATGATTGTCTGCAGCAGGCGGTACCTATCGTGTCGCAAAATATGGCCCAGGTATGGCatgtttagtaggtatatttaactCCTGCAAGTTTAATTGCTAGTGGGCATTAGTCAGAAttaatctatagagcgcacttgctcagacttaagtttcagttgaaacgagacagatttatgccagcgatataacgctgtctcgttttagcagTTTCTTTAGTCTGAGCAGTCACCGTGTGCTCTATATATCTCAAGCCTTAGCATAATGACTAATACGGAAGGAGGGAACGGAGCGGTAGACGGTAGACATAAAGGAATTAGACAATGGAAGCTTTTAATGGATTTAATGAATTCTAAATTTAAGGTCAAGGGGATGAGTATGTTCCCTCCAATTTGagtatattatactatactaataatatgtaaaacgtAATAGAACTTGTATCTCAAAGATGTTTGATTTACATTATGTGATCGTGTTTCTTTTAATGcagttgtataataatataatgctgGCCCATATAGCTtagcatattataaatatgctttattacaaaattttattatgctTGCATTGTTTTCTACGTCCAGTATGTACGATTCCTTTggcacaataaaataaataaaacaaaaccgattttttgtattattaattGTGAACGCTTTTATTACGCAGAGAGAAATCCTCCGTCGACCGGGAGATGCACGGCGTTGATCATACTTGCCTTATCGCTCAGAAGAAACACTATTGCGTTAACTACTTCTTGGACCTCGGCAAATCTGAAATATTAGGTGCATTTGTAATAATCTAAAAAACATGACtcttaataaatatttcatgcGAATAGTGCTTTATAATAACTCTGTGTTGGTAAAAGTTTACCTGGTTAGAAATGCCCCTTTTTatgctggccatacacgatgACGTATAACGTCAATTGCAGCGGATTTGAAGCGGTGCGCGTCCAGTCAACTGACAGCCATATACCATCAAGTGTGCATGACATCATGCACactgtacagtagccggcaagaaatatagTACATCGAccgatttgtagagcgttgtctctgccacaggcctctcatacctatgtaacgttttgtcaatctcaacgacagaaacgctctacaaaaccgctatttctttctaaaggtttaattttctgccgcttactgtacaCCGTTAAGTTTACTGAACGCtacttcaagtccgctgcaaacttgatcgtgtatcaTGGCCAGCGATTGCTTATTGCTTGGAATAAGCTTCCTACAGCTTGAAAAATTTTGCTTACCTTCCTAAAGGAATTTTTGACAGCATATACTGGGCTTTGCTGGGTTCTGACCACACTCGACGGCCCAGTTCGGTCATCACAACGGTTGGAAGTACTGCATTGACTCTTATTCCGTGCTGACCTAACTCCAGCGCCATGATTTGAGTCATCGAGTCTACGGCACCTTTCGAAGCGGCATACGCTACATGATCTTTTATTGCTGCCTGCAAAAATTGATTAGTCAAATTAGGTATTGTGTTTGCACACAGGTAACATCCTTGCCAGAATTGGCGGACTCATTTTCAACTTCGATAATTTCGTTTAATATTTCGAATTCGACCTGTCTTGTGTCAGGTAtgcaaaaagtaaaaataaattaaatgtggTTACTAGCTAATTCtgtttacatcatcatcatcatcattatcaacccatcgccggctcactactgagcatgtaactctgacatacataaatctgtcttgttttaactttaagtaaagtctgagcaaagtcaactACGCTCTATACTACCTGAGTACTTTGAATTTCCTCAAGCTTAAGACAGCACATTTAAAAAGAGGGATAATCTGATAGAGAATATTTACTTTGATCTTACCTTCGACGTTTGTGATGATATGTTAACTATCGAGCCTTTTATaccattatctatcattttttTGGCTAATACTTGAGTTACGTTCAGAATGGCTTTTACATTGACATTCATAGTTCTGTAATATAAAAGTTATACATTATTAGATTCAACGATCAATGTTCAACGGTTTTCTTAgcatgatcatcatcaacctatcgccggctaactactgagaatgtcctctcagaataagaagggtttttgcCATAGTTTACCAAGCGCTGGCCGGTCAAGTGCTGTCTGGCAAACTTTAGATAccattgagaatattatggagaattctccttcctcacgatgttttccttcattgttaaaccaagtgataagttcctaggtacttactaattccttaaaacgcaaaaaaagttagaggtgcgtggccgggatcgaatcccccgTCTAGGAGCCAACCACGACCTaaccttaaccactaggctatcaccatttCTTAGCATGATAAGTTGTCAGTCCCTTGTGCTCccaacgccaagagcaagtaggTACCGCACGGGCGCTCTTCCGCGATTCGGCTCATACTCATATAACAgggaggttggtggggccatgggaggagGAGGGTTCATGAGTCCCTCGTGCTCCGTCGTctgccggtggtatccatgatggattttcctcacggaAAAAAGGTAATTAAACTTACTGATCGAAAACATTTGGCGTACATTCTAGAAGCGACTCTGTAACAATAAACCCGGCACAATTCACCAGACCGTGGAAAACCCCCAGGGCGTCTACTACTTCCCGAGTCGCATCCCAGTCGGCAAGATCCACACATGCAGTTTCTATTGATGGGTATTCGCTTTTTAGCCTTGCCAAGTTTTGGGATTGGTGCGATAGAGCGACGACGTTAGCACCGAGGCGCCAACACTCTAACACGACGCCTTTCCCTATACCTGCATAATGcaaaagaaaatattgtaccaAAAGCCGTTAATAGTAGAGAAATACGCAAACGCCACAACGACAACGCGTCAACGCGTGATGACAGATTCTACAGGGATGTGAAATACCTACATCTACAAGGAACTGTATTATGGGCGCTACTTAGTAAACTGTACACGTCTTCAGATTTCAAACGTATCCATaggtactacttaatattataaatgcgaaagtgtgtctgactgtctgtctgttatcttttcacggcttacCCCGTACccgttaaccgattttgacgaaacttagtacagagatagcttagggAAAGACCTAAGCTActacatcccggaaaattaaagagttccaacgggatttttaggaAACGATactgacgcggacgaagtcgcgggcatattaTACATCgcgtgcaatttataatataaaaccgcgcgattccctacgagagaaatttaaggaaataagTATTGTTATAGAAGCTtctatatttacaataatttaattaattttaatttaatgttttttttaaactttttagattatagtggtttgaaatttgtgtagtccatgcggatgaagtcgcggaaataagctagtacttacttattacaaCTTAGGAATGGCATTGGTAGCTGCACTACTTAACGCTTTCTCTCATGATCAATGAGTTAGAAATCCGTAAATAAAATGCTTGAATATAAACTATTTAAAATGCTTATTGCTTACCTTGGCATCCTCCAGTTACAAGAATTCTTTTGCCCTCAAAGTATTTGTCCATCTTGATATTTATAAAACGTCTATATTTTCTTTATCTAGCGAATTTCATGTCTACATCGATAATCCTCGACCCCCACCAAGGAATGTTTTTTAAGAACAAGAATGATACAGGTTGATAAGATATTTTTTCCGAGTTGATGGTGCTtccactagatggcgctgtactgAAATGGCATTCCATAACGTTTCTTGTTTAGCGAGTGAGATAAGTTGGAACAGGCCGTTTTTTATCGGTGTGAGATGCCGAGAGTaatcttatacctactttgtattCTATTAATTCGGTGTGTCATACACTATTTACTTCTCCAGTCGAAGAAAACTAGGACGAATTCTAGTCAAAGATCCCTCATTCCACCACGGTCCACCCCTCTATGAGTgcctatacctatacctatagcgACACGACAGATCtagatagcaatcgaggtatgaggctgggggggggggggttgccCCGtacacccacgctcgcccgaaCCGCGTTggcgcgggggttgtgcaggGCGTTTCcccctcgattgccatctcgccctgtcgcgtactatacttacattTCGTAACAttgaagatttattaaaatcttCCGATTCGCCGAGGCATTTATGCAGGTCTCAAAAAGTCTACGAGACTTTGTGAGacgtgtagtaggtacctacctatagagtaTAGTCCTCCATACTCCCTACTTCCTGAATTTTGGCGGGATACATGTAGCTAGGTATTTAAGTATGTAGTTCAAAATAAAATGCATAGTAAACATTTTCAATGTATTTATTTCCAAACaatcattttagtttttaaagtacctaagtactccACACACCAAAGGCGCCCGCTACACTGGCCGGGCCTACGCTAGCCGGCGGAAAGAGACTGCACCTTCATTGACAGTAATCGAAAGCCGCCTACAAACTGATCATGTTTGCATGCTGCTTGGTGTTGGTGTGTAGAGTACCTAATAtactaaatgtaaaataaatgcTGTACTACCTAATAGCCTTTCCAAGTGCCCAACTAAGCAAACATATAGGTACAAAAGTATAATTCTTTGATTGATCTTCATTTCTTAtggataacaataattattgtttaagtagataataagtattaatactCAAATTAGACAAAAGTTAATAGGTTTATTTTTAGTAAGACAacattgtcataatattatacctacgtaaCATACAAGGCATTTGTTTTCTTTGGTACTTACAATTAATTATCAACAATAAAAATTGTAGCAATAAACAGATCtcagataaatttaaaaaaataattgtaaaaggAACAATTCGAGCCTTGTTGCTTTGGTTTTGGATTGGTTTTGTAAATACTATGTAGCAAGAAACCCCCCGTCAATGGGCAATTCAACACCAGTTATCATCGTGGATTTTTCACTTAATAGAAAAACAACTGCATTCACCACTTCAGAAACTTCACTAAAcctgaaataaaagtaaacTTTCAGAAATACATAGCTATTTATTATGGAATAAACCTTTCCAAGGGTTAGGATACGTTTCCACTAAAGCGGAGCTGGGCGGAGTGAAGCGGAGCGGACCGTGAATTGGCCAATCAGTGCTCGAAATCCCTACTCCAAATGAGTGGAAACTGTATGAATGGCCGCTCCGCCCAGCTCCgcatcagtggaaacgcaccttTAGGGTGGTTGTACACTTAGGAACCAAACTAACAAACGATGGCTGCCTAGGTTCCAGTGACAGAGTTTAGatcaatataggtacttaatatgacATAGTAATTACTACCGCATTTTGGTCCAAGAATACGCCACATTATTACAGcagtaaaacattttattgcaaGACCCACTCAATATAacaagtttcatacaaaatctgTTAGACGCCTGACACAAAATTTCTATGACTAAAAAAATAAGCATATTTTTAAGTGATGTGTGGGCTTTACAACGCATATCAAATATCAATCGATTGACGTTGGTAACTAATAGACCTTGGAAGTCCCAAATTGGCCATTTCGTTGCCTTCATGTCTCAGAGAGCAATTAACCATCTGGTCCTGGTTATTATCGAAACCTAAGAGTTGAAAGCTTATTCTTTTAGTAAAGTTGTTagtggaaggatctgggaacttACTATCCTAAGAAAATTCTAAACATTATGTGGTTAGTGGAAagtggtttttttattattcagatacaagtaagccctagactgcaatctcacctggtagtaagtgatggtgcagtcgaagatggaataatctggaaggggtatggcagtttttattaaacccatgcccctttggtttctacacggcatcgtaccggaacgctatatcgcttggcggcacggctttgccggtagagtggtaactagccacggccgaagcctcccaccatacAAATACAACAGAGGGCTATAACTCTCAGCACCAAGAGAGACAAAGCTTTATAGTAACTATCACCTTCAATAATTACAAAACTAACTTATTTACATACCTTCCTAGTGGTATTTTGGCCTTCATTTCTGCACTCCTTTCTGGATCAGACCAGCCGACCTTAGCCATAGCAGTCATGGTAACAGTTGGATTCACAGCATTCACTCGGATCCCATGAGGACCAAGCTCCAAAGCCATGGCACGAGTTAAAGCATCTAAGGCAGCCTTTGATGCACTGTATATGGCATGATCTTTCAAAgctgcctgaaaaaaaaaatgtttttaaataagCAAGCTGgcaaatcagtacccatattataaatgcgaaagtgtgtttgtttgttggttcattggtttgtccttcaatcacgtcgcaatggagcatcggatcgacgtgattttttgcatggatatatttaaagacctggagtgtgagTGTGACAagactactttatatcccggaaaatcaaatagtttttaaaaacctaattccacgcagacgaagtcgcgggcatcagctagtagtagcAGAGTAGTTTTATATTTCTACCTTTATCTATATGGTTACTAATTTAACTACTATGCACTCTATGCAGTATGCACACAGctgcatattattatgaataatacaaaaatgttttatttcttattctagatcaaataagtaataactataaGTAAAGAGGTATtatagtacgtggcagaaaataacgtacatcggcctttagaatgacatttcgtctttgtagttgtgttggtctcaacgacagagtcaATGcgctacaaaaccgctacctctttctaaaggtcgatgtacattatctatgccgcgtactgtaaatggtTTTATAATAATCCACTATTATAAAGatataaagaataataataaaatatagttattaGGTAAATGAGCAATAAACATGCATGCTGATAAACATTTACTGATAAGTGACTTTACTGTGtaagaaatatttatataaagttAGTAAGTATCACATTTATTCATTTGTAGCGAACACAATGGATTGTAGACGGTCGAAGTGATACAGGGTATAcaagaacctgcatagccccaaagtataagaagaagaagaataaccATTGTAGTtctatataattaatattataatgcaatatatagtatgcaacaggttgagatggcaatggagcgaacgccccgcacacccgcgctaacccggtgcgggcaagcgcggataccgtgcgggcgagcgcgggtaacgtgcgggtaaCCCGCACCCGATTGTCATAACAACCTGTCGTATACTATACGTACCAATGAGGCAATAATAGTTTACCTTGGAAGCTTGTGAAGATATGTTGACAATGGCACCACGAGTTTTATTTTCTACCATTTTTCTGGCAACTACTTGACTAATATTTAGAGCTGCTTTCACATTGACATTGAATGTCCTGTAAATgcataagtattttttaaacttgattGTTATTGTTTGTCACATCTATCTTGCTAATATTAATAAGAGGATGATAGATTGATAGTTACATTATATCCTCAGCCtcatcaataaaattaaatcaataaatTGGCTgttctattcatcatcatcatcactacagagcacaggtctcctctaagagtgagaagggttttggacatagtctaccatgctggccatgtgcgggttggtagactttacacgcCCTtaagaacaatatggagaactctcaggaatgccaCTTTCCTCACGagtcacaatgttttccttcaccgttaaagcaagtgacatttaattacttaaaacgcacatcgctccgaaaagttagagcctGGGACAGAACCCCCAACCTCTGATTAGAACTATTTTATTAGGAACTGAATTAGCTATTTTATTATGGAACCCTAAATACATGTAAGAGCTCAtactatgtatatatatatatatatatatatgtataactcACTTAAAGGTTTGTCATTAGCATTATAATTTTCTGCAGGTACATATCTCAGCTCTGAACCACTTACAATATCAAAAGGTGGTTTCAAAAAGTCCTATAATTTCTATCGTTATGCTATTTCATCATGCAAGAAACTAGATcatctaattaataaaatatcttctAACCATAATAACTTAGGATATAATCTGAGTGATGCAACATAAACTACTAGTACTCTAAAAATACTTGTGTAAACTTGATTGAGCAtaaatttacttttttattgatATGTAAAGTCATATCATAAAACTCTTTCCTGATAACACTTAACCCTACTGTGGCCGATTGTTATTATCTAGACATGTACTTGCAGTGACATGGTAATAACCTGTCAATCTATATGAGATTTGCCGtgaataatcatcatcatcatcatgatcaatccattgcctgctcactactgagcatgtctcctcttagaatgagaagttCATAGTGTGCCACGTTGGCCTTGGCATGTGGACTAGAAgcctccacacacctttgagaagaactctcaggcacacagattcctcacgatgtgttccttcaccattaaagcaagtgatatttaaatgtttaaaatgtATACAACTCCAACAAGTTAGATGTGCAAGCCCGGGATCAAACGCTTGACCTACCGAATAGAAGGATGACCTCTTAACCACGGTGCTGTCACCGCACCACTGTAAATAGGAATAATATAGATCCAAAACTAGCAGCATCATACTAGAATGCTGAATCATTTTTTTCAgtaaaatttaatatacttcCCAACACCAGGAAACTCTTGCTTATAAGGTAATAGTAAATACAACTACCAGTAGAGATTAtctaagaaataaatagcataCTTGTCGAAATCAGCAGCAGTGCAAGTAAGGAATGGATCACATACAGCAACAGCAGCATTGTTTACTAGTGCATCAAAATGTCCCAAGGACTCTACCACCTCCCGCGTTTTGTTCCAATCCATTATATCTACATCAACAATGTCAATAGAAGGGTATTCACTTTGTAAACTTTCTAAATGACTTCTTGTTCGAGATAAAGCAACTATATTTGCTCCAGCGCGCCATAGTTCAACTGCTATTCCTCTGCCTATACCTgtgataaaataatacaaacatGGTAGTtagaactataaataaaatacttgacATCAACAGAAAATTTTTGCTCCTTTTCAAATTATGCCATTGGTAATTCAAAATACCTtccaatttataatataatatgtacctcaCTTGTGTCATCTTACTCATGAAGTGcaatttacttttgtaatttaatttgtGTTTATACAGTAGTACTGACCTTGTCCAGCACCGGTCACTAAAATCCGTTTACCTTTGAACGCTAtttccattttttattttatttaggaaaTTAAACTTAAGTAAGATGTACTTTAAAATGTACCAAATGTAATGTAGCAAGGAGTGtatgtttaagtaatttttaatttatgttacTTTACTTTCCTGATTAAATACACGTTTGCGCAACTTTATGCGTACAAATTACAATGCAAAATTGCAAATTGAAAAATACAAGACTGaattaattcaatttaaaaagttttcgatttcacgttgatttgatttgacttgACACTTGACATTGATTGAAATTTCACATTTGAAGTTTGAAGAATGTACAGCGAAAGAACCATAGTCTTCTTTACTCTATGGAAAGAACACGAAACGAAACCACCACGAAACCGTAGTagttactattatatattctgtgacgaAACTAAGAAACGGAAATCTGGGGAAATGTGGAGGAAAGGCTTTCCGCCATATagttagtataagtcccgcaaactgctaatgcgcgtggccgccattttagtgacgtctgcactagactgaagtttcgagctgatgatttcggctgacgtcaaaatgacgttatttcgatgttaatgagacatggttccagcgcaatagcaatttgcgggacttataa is a window encoding:
- the LOC117987862 gene encoding L-xylulose reductase-like codes for the protein MDKYFEGKRILVTGGCQGIGKGVVLECWRLGANVVALSHQSQNLARLKSEYPSIETACVDLADWDATREVVDALGVFHGLVNCAGFIVTESLLECTPNVFDQTMNVNVKAILNVTQVLAKKMIDNGIKGSIVNISSQTSKAAIKDHVAYAASKGAVDSMTQIMALELGQHGIRVNAVLPTVVMTELGRRVWSEPSKAQYMLSKIPLGRFAEVQEVVNAIVFLLSDKASMINAVHLPVDGGFLSA
- the LOC138403147 gene encoding D-erythrulose reductase-like, translating into MEIAFKGKRILVTGAGQGIGRGIAVELWRAGANIVALSRTRSHLESLQSEYPSIDIVDVDIMDWNKTREVVESLGHFDALVNNAAVAVCDPFLTCTAADFDKTFNVNVKAALNISQVVARKMVENKTRGAIVNISSQASKAALKDHAIYSASKAALDALTRAMALELGPHGIRVNAVNPTVTMTAMAKVGWSDPERSAEMKAKIPLGRFSEVSEVVNAVVFLLSEKSTMITGVELPIDGGFLAT